In Brevibacillus brevis NBRC 100599, a single genomic region encodes these proteins:
- the gcvPB gene encoding aminomethyl-transferring glycine dehydrogenase subunit GcvPB encodes MKTSEGTIDKMKRIPRDHKVRRFHQAKWDEPVIFELSQPGERGVEVPPVEPQIVETVGDGISQLPDSLRRKKRPNLPEVSQYRVIRHYSRISQEVLGSDFNVEIGQGTCTMKYSPKINERFVRSPKMAELHPLQDESTVQGMLEMTYQLDLYLREISGMDKFSFQPGSGTQALFTQASIVRKYHESRGEGEQRNEFITTHFSHPSQAATAAVKGFKIIYVPADENGYPDLEALKGLVSERTAAFAVANPEDTGIYNSRIKEFTDVVHAAGGLCCYDQANANGLLGITRALEAGFDMCFFNLHKTFSVPHACGGPATGAIGVTAELAPFLPGPLVDFDGERYFYNRDLQNSIGKVRSFYGVPPAVLRSYAWVRALGADGLKEVAEIACLNNNYLYHKILQIRGASAPYIQGRRLEQVRYSWQQLKEDTGVTTYDVQRRMVDFAHHYWTSHHPYVVPEPFTLEPTESYSMAELDEYVAALTHISQEAYENPEIVKTAPHNSTGHRVLESVLDDPNQWCITWRAYLKKTAQG; translated from the coding sequence ATGAAAACATCCGAAGGAACCATCGACAAAATGAAACGGATTCCGAGAGACCATAAGGTACGCCGCTTCCACCAGGCAAAATGGGATGAGCCTGTCATTTTTGAGCTGAGCCAGCCCGGTGAGCGTGGCGTCGAGGTACCACCCGTCGAGCCACAAATCGTAGAGACCGTAGGCGATGGCATCTCTCAGCTGCCAGACAGCCTGCGCCGAAAAAAACGGCCAAACCTTCCCGAGGTCAGTCAGTACCGCGTGATCCGTCATTACTCCCGCATTTCGCAGGAGGTTTTGGGGTCAGATTTTAACGTAGAGATCGGGCAAGGCACCTGCACGATGAAATACTCCCCGAAAATCAATGAACGCTTCGTGCGCTCGCCGAAAATGGCGGAGCTGCATCCGTTGCAAGACGAGTCCACTGTCCAAGGGATGCTGGAGATGACGTATCAGCTCGATCTGTACCTGCGAGAGATATCGGGAATGGACAAATTCTCGTTCCAACCGGGAAGTGGCACACAGGCGTTGTTTACCCAAGCCTCTATCGTGCGCAAATACCACGAATCTCGCGGCGAGGGAGAGCAGCGCAACGAGTTTATTACCACCCATTTTTCTCACCCGTCCCAAGCCGCAACGGCCGCAGTCAAAGGCTTCAAAATCATTTATGTACCAGCTGACGAAAACGGCTACCCTGATCTGGAAGCGCTAAAGGGCCTCGTCTCAGAGCGAACCGCTGCCTTTGCCGTAGCGAATCCAGAGGATACAGGCATTTACAACTCTCGCATCAAGGAGTTCACAGATGTCGTCCACGCCGCAGGGGGACTGTGCTGCTACGACCAAGCAAACGCGAACGGCTTGCTCGGCATTACCCGCGCGCTGGAAGCTGGCTTTGACATGTGCTTCTTCAACCTGCACAAAACCTTCTCCGTCCCACACGCTTGCGGCGGACCTGCCACAGGCGCCATCGGGGTCACTGCCGAGCTTGCGCCATTCCTGCCAGGACCGCTCGTAGATTTCGACGGAGAGCGTTATTTCTATAATCGTGATTTACAAAACAGCATCGGAAAAGTCCGCAGCTTTTACGGCGTTCCGCCTGCTGTCTTGCGCTCTTACGCTTGGGTCCGTGCTCTTGGTGCTGACGGCTTGAAAGAAGTTGCCGAGATCGCTTGCCTCAACAACAACTATCTTTATCACAAAATCCTGCAAATCCGCGGTGCGAGCGCTCCGTATATACAAGGCAGACGTCTGGAGCAGGTTCGCTACAGCTGGCAGCAGCTAAAAGAAGACACGGGCGTCACGACATACGATGTTCAGCGACGGATGGTCGACTTTGCCCACCATTACTGGACCAGTCACCACCCGTACGTCGTGCCAGAACCGTTTACGCTGGAACCGACAGAGTCCTATTCCATGGCAGAGCTCGACGAATACGTTGCGGCACTGACCCATATTTCACAGGAAGCTTATGAAAATCCGGAGATTGTCAAAACAGCGCCGCACAATAGTACAGGTCACCGTGTGTTAGAGTCCGTGCTTGATGATCCTAATCAATGGTGCATCACATGGAGAGCTTATTTGAAAAAGACGGCACAAGGATAA
- a CDS encoding MarR family winged helix-turn-helix transcriptional regulator gives MRLDEYIGVIVKRTDLKLNNYYQKVCNPYNITIDQWMIFVVLWEEEGLTQNELAERTYKDKTNIARMLFLLEERGFIHRETDKKDRRSLRVYLTEKGRLLKDEVLPPSIEAYEKTIAGLTEEEVNQFRRTLNIIYENVKNL, from the coding sequence ATGAGATTGGATGAGTATATCGGCGTCATCGTGAAACGAACGGATTTAAAACTGAATAACTATTATCAAAAAGTATGCAATCCGTATAATATCACCATCGATCAGTGGATGATATTTGTCGTGTTATGGGAAGAAGAAGGTCTGACCCAGAACGAGTTGGCAGAACGCACCTATAAAGATAAAACGAATATCGCGCGGATGCTTTTTCTCCTAGAAGAAAGAGGGTTCATTCATCGCGAAACAGATAAAAAGGATCGCCGTTCCCTTCGCGTTTATTTGACGGAAAAAGGGCGACTTTTAAAAGATGAGGTCCTTCCTCCCTCCATTGAAGCGTACGAGAAAACCATTGCAGGATTGACCGAAGAAGAAGTGAACCAATTCCGAAGAACCCTCAATATCATTTATGAGAACGTGAAAAACTTGTAA
- a CDS encoding MFS transporter translates to MSTEGIWSTHYRALTIGIILVVTATAFEGLAVTTIAPGLSRELQGEDLYGWVFSAYLLAQLIGTVVTGQFVDRKGPAQPFIVTIVLFALGIVVAAIAPDMLTLLLGRVMQGFGAGALVNCVYTMITLRYPDSLRPQILAVFSSAYILPGLFGPYVAGIIAEQLSWRYVFWLILPFIFLSALLTTPSFRGLQPPKASAANNLSLLLPFFLAIGTGALLFGLGKIPSIYGFLLSIAGLLALSVPLYKLMPKGTLVARPGLPAVMASRGLFVAAYYGTQTYLVLGLTSILGLTADKAGLAVASAAISWSVAANVQAKLDKKDQGAGRKKRMIIGLVIMLIGVACTVPLTLIQQDLFGIVVAIFSQIIMGFGIGLAHPTSGAIAFSLAKSGEEGKVSAELSIADTFTPAIVIGMGGAIVSVMTAFAFSLSVGITVSLLLQTFIVILGLASATRLATGSVPVQEKGDTLG, encoded by the coding sequence ATGAGCACAGAAGGGATTTGGAGCACGCATTATCGAGCGTTGACGATTGGTATTATTCTTGTGGTGACTGCTACAGCATTTGAAGGCTTGGCTGTCACGACAATCGCCCCCGGTCTTTCTCGAGAGCTGCAAGGTGAGGATCTTTATGGGTGGGTATTCAGTGCTTATTTGTTGGCTCAGCTGATTGGAACTGTGGTCACAGGTCAATTCGTCGATAGAAAAGGGCCTGCCCAGCCTTTTATTGTCACTATCGTGCTCTTTGCCCTTGGCATTGTAGTTGCTGCAATTGCGCCAGATATGCTTACTTTACTACTTGGCCGAGTGATGCAAGGCTTTGGAGCCGGTGCCTTGGTCAATTGCGTGTATACCATGATTACTTTGCGTTACCCTGATTCCCTTCGCCCTCAGATTCTTGCTGTCTTCTCCAGCGCTTATATTCTTCCAGGCCTGTTCGGACCGTATGTAGCCGGGATTATTGCTGAACAGTTGTCGTGGAGATATGTCTTCTGGTTGATCCTTCCCTTTATCTTTCTGTCTGCACTCTTAACCACTCCCTCTTTCCGAGGCTTACAGCCGCCAAAAGCAAGCGCGGCAAACAATCTTAGTCTTCTTCTGCCTTTTTTCTTGGCTATAGGGACTGGTGCCTTGCTTTTTGGACTTGGCAAAATTCCCTCGATCTACGGTTTTTTGCTATCCATCGCGGGTTTGCTTGCCCTCAGTGTCCCGTTGTATAAGCTGATGCCTAAAGGAACGCTCGTCGCACGCCCAGGCTTACCTGCCGTCATGGCGTCTAGGGGTCTATTTGTCGCTGCCTATTACGGCACACAAACGTATCTCGTCCTTGGACTCACTTCGATTTTAGGATTAACCGCCGACAAAGCTGGTTTAGCTGTTGCCTCCGCAGCAATCAGTTGGTCGGTGGCAGCCAATGTACAGGCAAAGCTGGACAAAAAAGACCAAGGGGCCGGTCGAAAAAAACGAATGATCATCGGTCTCGTTATTATGCTCATCGGCGTCGCTTGCACCGTACCGCTGACGTTAATTCAGCAGGATCTTTTCGGTATTGTGGTCGCGATTTTTAGCCAGATCATTATGGGCTTCGGAATCGGTTTAGCTCACCCGACAAGCGGTGCTATTGCGTTTTCTCTTGCGAAATCTGGTGAAGAAGGAAAAGTATCTGCTGAACTATCTATCGCGGATACGTTCACGCCTGCGATTGTCATTGGAATGGGAGGAGCCATTGTTTCTGTGATGACTGCCTTTGCGTTTTCCCTTTCTGTTGGTATTACCGTTTCTCTGCTCCTTCAGACGTTTATCGTTATACTGGGGCTGGCATCTGCTACCCGACTGGCGACAGGTTCTGTGCCTGTTCAAGAAAAAGGGGACACCTTGGGGTAA
- a CDS encoding YhgE/Pip domain-containing protein yields the protein MRSIWKIYKTDWINIFKVPTGIFLIIAIILIPCLYDWINIKSVWDPYANTQGVKVAVTSEDQGATVEDKKVNIGEELIKSLHNNQKLGWTFVDKEEARRGVERGDYYASILIPADFSTRITGIVHGNLNKPEVIYTVNEKVNAVAPKITSSGVSAIAKQINESFTESVSEALLTKLTEIGIKIEEQLPTIRKIESGVFQLEKSLPEIHAAGQKVLEIEKKLPEIHEKAQIILEVEKRIPEINQAGQAVLKVQQNWPKINEAASVIIAMEDKLPVIEQAVGRIEELDQNFDKVANAVTTATEKASRAIEIVSAAQQALPRIADLTDKGASVADQLNDFFTKHDGAFGTIAPLIKQNLILAQQASDALTQLTDRLLQINPDRLPTASEVNAVKDRLSRASNVLGHTASLVEKVNSYLPGQLLSHFAERLRTIENRMNRQIEILGMIASAIENGKQPAKDLVESLNQLSKNTSAELGDILSRYDSEIVPKISEGIDRLKVITGETADLLHKAQEKLPDVEAILKETKTGLELGLAELKRIQQEMPQIRSHVHELATTLRSKSDAFANAIRVAAPFLKSNLPAIGKKLNEAAAFVQNDLPKAEADLTKLADFVRYKLPEVETGVHRVAALVRDDLPKLESAIGKAADKLREVEANNNFADLAKLLRGDIKKESEFLASPVQIKENRLYPIPNYGSAMSPFYGVLSLWVGATLLISLLKPNPENPGGVYKPYQLYLGRLGTFVTIGLFQALFVTLGDIYILGAFVADKAPFVLFGMLVSLVFVTITYTLVSVFGNVGKGIAIIFMVFQFSSSGGTFPISMTAPFFQALNPYMPFTYAISLLREGVGGILWETVIRDILVLFGFIGISLFVALALKRPLSGIIEKSMENSKKTKIIG from the coding sequence ATGCGGTCTATATGGAAGATATACAAAACAGACTGGATTAACATTTTTAAGGTCCCGACTGGGATTTTTCTGATCATCGCCATCATTCTCATTCCTTGTTTATACGATTGGATCAACATCAAATCAGTATGGGACCCTTACGCCAATACGCAAGGGGTCAAGGTAGCGGTGACGAGCGAGGATCAGGGAGCTACGGTTGAGGATAAAAAGGTCAACATCGGAGAGGAGCTCATAAAGAGCTTGCATAACAACCAGAAACTAGGGTGGACCTTTGTGGATAAAGAAGAAGCCAGAAGGGGCGTGGAGCGGGGCGATTACTATGCCAGCATCCTGATCCCCGCTGACTTTTCCACAAGAATCACGGGAATTGTTCATGGCAACCTGAACAAGCCCGAAGTGATCTATACGGTCAATGAAAAAGTGAACGCCGTCGCACCTAAAATTACCTCGTCAGGCGTTTCGGCGATTGCCAAGCAGATCAACGAGAGTTTTACGGAAAGCGTCAGTGAAGCCTTGCTCACGAAGCTTACAGAGATCGGCATTAAAATTGAAGAGCAATTGCCGACCATCCGTAAAATCGAGAGTGGCGTTTTCCAACTGGAAAAAAGTCTGCCTGAGATTCATGCCGCGGGGCAAAAAGTACTGGAGATTGAGAAGAAACTTCCCGAGATTCACGAGAAAGCGCAGATCATTCTGGAAGTGGAAAAAAGAATCCCCGAGATCAATCAAGCCGGGCAGGCCGTCCTCAAGGTTCAGCAAAACTGGCCGAAAATCAATGAGGCGGCGTCTGTTATTATCGCGATGGAAGACAAACTGCCTGTGATTGAGCAAGCCGTTGGACGAATTGAAGAGCTTGATCAAAATTTTGATAAGGTCGCAAACGCAGTGACTACGGCCACAGAAAAAGCGAGTCGAGCCATTGAGATCGTTTCGGCTGCGCAACAAGCGTTGCCGCGTATCGCTGATCTGACTGATAAGGGTGCGTCTGTTGCCGATCAGCTCAATGACTTTTTTACGAAGCATGACGGTGCCTTTGGAACGATTGCACCGCTGATCAAGCAAAATCTCATCTTAGCCCAGCAAGCATCAGATGCGCTCACACAACTCACAGACAGGCTGTTGCAAATCAATCCGGATCGCCTGCCTACTGCCAGTGAGGTAAATGCCGTGAAAGACAGGTTATCCAGAGCTTCAAATGTTTTGGGGCATACCGCATCGCTTGTAGAGAAAGTAAACAGTTATCTTCCTGGGCAGCTATTGAGTCATTTCGCAGAGAGGCTGCGCACGATTGAGAACAGAATGAACCGGCAAATCGAGATTCTCGGCATGATTGCAAGCGCGATTGAAAACGGCAAGCAGCCTGCGAAAGATTTGGTGGAGAGTCTGAATCAGCTCTCGAAAAACACTAGCGCGGAATTGGGAGACATCCTGTCTCGTTACGATAGCGAAATCGTTCCGAAAATATCTGAGGGCATTGACAGGCTGAAGGTAATCACAGGAGAAACTGCCGATCTACTGCATAAGGCCCAAGAAAAACTTCCGGATGTCGAAGCGATTCTCAAAGAAACAAAGACAGGATTGGAGCTGGGATTGGCAGAATTGAAGCGAATCCAGCAGGAGATGCCGCAAATACGGTCACACGTCCACGAGCTTGCAACAACACTCAGAAGCAAGTCGGATGCTTTTGCAAATGCCATTCGCGTAGCAGCGCCATTCCTGAAGAGCAATCTTCCTGCCATCGGGAAAAAGCTTAACGAGGCAGCGGCATTTGTCCAGAACGATTTGCCCAAAGCGGAGGCGGATTTGACCAAGCTGGCTGATTTTGTGCGCTACAAGCTCCCGGAGGTGGAGACAGGAGTTCATAGAGTTGCCGCATTGGTTCGCGATGATTTGCCTAAGCTGGAGAGTGCCATTGGGAAGGCTGCCGATAAGCTGAGAGAAGTCGAAGCGAACAACAATTTCGCCGACCTTGCCAAGCTATTGCGCGGCGACATAAAAAAGGAGAGCGAATTCCTCGCAAGTCCCGTGCAGATCAAGGAAAACCGCCTATACCCGATTCCGAATTATGGTTCGGCCATGTCGCCGTTTTACGGTGTGCTGTCTCTCTGGGTAGGTGCGACCTTGTTGATTTCCCTGCTGAAGCCGAATCCGGAAAATCCAGGCGGAGTGTACAAGCCGTATCAGTTGTATCTTGGCCGCTTGGGAACGTTTGTGACAATCGGGCTGTTTCAGGCGCTGTTCGTCACGCTCGGTGATATTTACATCCTCGGGGCCTTTGTAGCGGATAAAGCTCCGTTTGTGTTATTCGGTATGCTGGTCAGCCTGGTGTTCGTCACGATTACGTACACGCTCGTGTCCGTCTTCGGCAACGTGGGTAAAGGTATAGCGATCATCTTCATGGTATTCCAATTCTCCAGCTCGGGCGGTACGTTCCCGATCAGCATGACCGCGCCATTTTTCCAAGCGCTGAACCCATACATGCCCTTCACGTATGCGATCAGCCTATTGCGTGAAGGGGTGGGCGGCATCCTCTGGGAAACGGTGATCCGTGATATACTCGTCCTATTCGGCTTTATCGGTATCAGCCTGTTTGTGGCGCTTGCGCTGAAGCGTCCGTTGAGCGGAATCATTGAAAAGTCGATGGAGAATTCGAAGAAGACCAAGATTATTGGGTAA
- a CDS encoding DUF4179 domain-containing protein, protein MKCADCIRRINQVDRELSHEEGRQLQDHIAGCGHCQSILLQEVDEVEADLSKPWPIVSASDPFTEKVMAEILQVEEQQQESLRRKKWPSRLWKRASITAAILLLALTVGVVSSPTLANYVTSIFSESFIVEMKRGGDLGFSQKVNQTVTDQGIVMLVDEILVDPLKMYVPIRFFTEQQKELEASIEFENKDNRIFLSDKNGKYIGTEVDHSYDFETLYLPKNVPNDLILNLKVTRVDLRDESSKEDEEQVNPIYESWHMKIPVSLEKSKSATQTIPIEKTYTSPQGFILVADRLVLTPIESKLILSSKMSEQEKARMESKAEARMKVHNSFYPDKITAQEVRDSIRTNATVMWEIVDETGKVVMDTNGADGEFYGPIEPNKKLTYRTVYIQKAEPSDLLMTFTPAKLNEQPATFTNEGNTLVLKSFRIEPDPDPDSDTSASGYVGIIEAEINYHKDNLVYYRMDAVGLGSVKMEEDDLSKDSKRPHISTITIRNFPKGKGRENQPVTITASELIREYENVDWSFDIVSPAH, encoded by the coding sequence ATGAAATGTGCTGATTGTATCAGACGGATCAATCAAGTCGACAGAGAGCTTTCACATGAGGAAGGAAGACAGCTTCAGGACCATATCGCTGGTTGTGGGCATTGTCAGTCCATACTGCTTCAGGAAGTCGATGAAGTGGAGGCCGACTTGAGTAAACCTTGGCCGATCGTATCTGCTTCGGATCCATTCACCGAAAAAGTCATGGCGGAAATTTTACAAGTAGAAGAGCAACAACAAGAATCGTTACGTCGAAAAAAATGGCCTAGTCGTCTATGGAAACGAGCAAGCATTACCGCAGCCATACTGCTGCTCGCCCTGACAGTAGGTGTCGTATCGTCCCCTACGCTCGCTAACTATGTCACGTCAATTTTTTCCGAGTCGTTTATCGTAGAAATGAAGCGTGGAGGCGATTTGGGCTTTTCTCAAAAAGTGAATCAAACAGTCACGGATCAAGGCATCGTCATGCTGGTAGATGAGATTTTGGTCGATCCATTAAAGATGTATGTGCCGATTCGATTTTTCACGGAACAACAGAAGGAGCTAGAAGCTTCGATTGAGTTTGAAAACAAGGACAACCGAATTTTTCTGTCTGACAAAAACGGGAAGTACATCGGAACGGAAGTGGACCATTCATACGACTTCGAGACGTTGTATCTACCAAAGAACGTTCCAAATGATTTGATTCTCAACCTGAAAGTAACCAGAGTCGATCTGCGCGACGAATCATCTAAAGAAGACGAAGAGCAGGTAAATCCCATCTATGAAAGCTGGCATATGAAAATTCCCGTCTCGCTGGAAAAAAGCAAATCGGCCACACAAACGATCCCAATTGAGAAAACATACACCTCTCCGCAAGGGTTTATCTTGGTAGCTGATAGATTAGTGCTGACACCAATAGAATCAAAGCTGATCCTCTCCTCTAAGATGAGTGAGCAAGAGAAGGCGCGTATGGAGTCGAAAGCCGAAGCAAGAATGAAGGTTCACAATTCGTTTTACCCTGACAAGATCACTGCCCAAGAAGTGCGGGATTCCATCAGAACGAATGCGACAGTCATGTGGGAAATCGTCGATGAGACAGGCAAGGTTGTGATGGATACGAATGGGGCCGATGGAGAGTTTTACGGTCCGATTGAGCCGAACAAAAAGCTGACGTATCGTACTGTCTACATCCAGAAGGCAGAACCATCCGATTTGCTCATGACGTTTACACCTGCAAAACTCAACGAGCAGCCCGCAACCTTTACAAATGAAGGGAATACGCTTGTCTTGAAGTCGTTTCGCATTGAGCCCGATCCTGATCCTGATTCAGATACCAGTGCATCCGGATACGTCGGTATCATTGAGGCAGAGATCAATTACCACAAGGACAATTTAGTGTACTATCGAATGGATGCTGTTGGGTTAGGCAGTGTCAAAATGGAGGAAGACGATCTCTCCAAGGACAGTAAGCGCCCACATATAAGCACGATAACCATCCGCAATTTCCCAAAAGGCAAAGGAAGGGAGAATCAACCGGTGACGATTACAGCCAGTGAGCTTATAAGGGAGTATGAAAACGTGGATTGGAGCTTTGACATCGTAAGTCCAGCGCATTGA
- a CDS encoding RNA polymerase sigma factor gives MEEDQEWVKQVLGGDPHAFAHLVNKYKYRVCSLLVRMGNSPEDAEDFAQTAFVNAYKSLQQYDASRPFSAWLNKIAINCCLQAWRTAQKKNPIVPFQESMKAHTNYENPESFYLAREKQNEIFAVMGELASHYRIVLTLRYFEELSYQEIAETMQVPVTTVQVHLYRAKKKLRELMGKRGELHEMC, from the coding sequence ATGGAGGAGGATCAAGAGTGGGTGAAGCAAGTCTTGGGAGGCGACCCGCATGCCTTTGCCCACCTTGTGAACAAGTACAAGTACAGGGTGTGCTCGTTACTCGTACGGATGGGCAATTCCCCAGAGGATGCAGAGGATTTTGCACAGACTGCTTTCGTCAATGCGTATAAAAGCTTGCAGCAATATGATGCGAGCCGTCCGTTTTCAGCTTGGTTAAATAAAATCGCAATCAACTGTTGTCTGCAAGCATGGCGGACGGCACAGAAGAAGAATCCGATCGTGCCTTTTCAAGAATCCATGAAGGCGCACACCAATTATGAAAACCCGGAGTCGTTTTACCTGGCTCGTGAAAAACAAAACGAAATATTCGCTGTCATGGGAGAACTCGCTTCCCATTACCGGATCGTGCTTACTCTACGATATTTTGAAGAGCTGAGCTATCAAGAAATTGCTGAGACGATGCAAGTGCCGGTAACTACCGTGCAAGTTCACCTGTACCGCGCGAAGAAAAAGCTCCGTGAGCTCATGGGGAAAAGGGGGGAACTTCATGAAATGTGCTGA
- a CDS encoding MarR family winged helix-turn-helix transcriptional regulator, whose protein sequence is MNNDEFLQLKNQLCFTVYALSREITRMYRPYLEEMGVTYPQYLVLLVLWEYGERTVKELGEQLYLDSGTLTPLLKRMQESKLVTRDRSKEDERVVVIRLTEKGHSLKEQSCKLPEALLNNSRLDPKEFSELLQSSQLLLTHIHHSNEAVNSKR, encoded by the coding sequence ATGAATAACGATGAATTTTTACAACTAAAGAATCAGCTTTGCTTTACCGTATATGCACTGTCCCGTGAAATTACTCGTATGTATCGCCCCTATCTGGAAGAAATGGGCGTAACCTATCCACAGTATCTTGTTCTGCTCGTTTTATGGGAGTATGGCGAACGTACAGTTAAAGAGCTTGGAGAACAGCTTTACCTAGATTCAGGCACGTTAACCCCACTCCTGAAACGAATGCAAGAATCAAAACTGGTCACACGAGACCGTTCCAAAGAGGATGAACGAGTTGTCGTTATTCGCTTGACAGAAAAAGGACATTCTCTAAAAGAGCAATCCTGTAAACTGCCAGAAGCTTTATTAAATAATAGTAGGCTCGATCCTAAGGAATTTAGTGAGCTTCTCCAAAGTAGCCAACTTCTGCTTACGCACATCCATCATTCAAACGAAGCCGTCAATTCCAAAAGATAA
- a CDS encoding organic hydroperoxide resistance protein: MQPIYTTSVTASGGRNGVVKSSDGVLDLEIRTPKEMGGPGGAYTNPEQLFAAGYSACFDGALNLVARTKRIKLESTTVTANVSFGKDAEGGFQLHTVLEVKVNGVDRDTAKELVEEAHQVCPYSRATRNGNMHVELRVI; encoded by the coding sequence ATGCAACCAATTTATACAACTTCTGTAACTGCTTCTGGCGGACGGAACGGAGTAGTGAAATCGTCCGATGGCGTACTTGATCTTGAAATTCGCACTCCAAAGGAAATGGGTGGACCTGGCGGTGCTTACACCAATCCTGAACAACTTTTTGCAGCTGGATATTCCGCTTGCTTCGATGGAGCACTGAACCTCGTTGCCCGTACAAAACGGATCAAGCTGGAGAGTACGACGGTTACGGCTAACGTTTCGTTTGGAAAAGATGCGGAGGGCGGATTCCAATTACACACGGTTCTGGAGGTTAAAGTAAACGGCGTTGACCGAGACACAGCAAAGGAATTGGTAGAAGAAGCTCACCAAGTATGTCCGTATTCAAGAGCAACTCGCAACGGTAACATGCATGTTGAATTGAGAGTCATCTAA
- a CDS encoding alpha/beta hydrolase, translated as MENKVVVLEAEAQKFADATANPPYLFDLGPVEGRKAVDQVQSGPVKKLPVDIQDLTINGGPKGSVSIRIVKPQNAPQNLPVILYTHGAGWVFGNEHTHDRLIRELAVGSQSAVVFTNYSLSPEAKYPVAIEEVYAALEWVSRNGKQHGMNPEKLAVAGDSVGGNMTAAITLMAKERKGPQINKQLLFYPVTDASFDTPSYHQFAKNYFLRRDAMQWFWDQYTTDPKQRAEITASPLRATTEQLKGLPEALIITAEADVLRDEGEAYGNKLREAGVPVTTVRFQGIIHDFVMLNDLANTEAARGAMTLANAWLKQE; from the coding sequence ATGGAAAATAAAGTAGTAGTCCTCGAGGCTGAAGCTCAAAAATTCGCAGACGCAACAGCTAACCCTCCATATTTATTCGATCTTGGACCAGTAGAGGGGAGAAAGGCCGTGGATCAGGTTCAGTCCGGTCCTGTTAAGAAATTACCTGTTGATATTCAAGACCTTACTATTAACGGAGGGCCAAAAGGGTCTGTTTCCATCAGGATTGTGAAGCCGCAGAACGCCCCTCAAAACCTCCCCGTAATTTTGTACACGCATGGAGCTGGCTGGGTATTCGGAAACGAGCATACGCACGACCGATTGATACGTGAACTTGCAGTTGGTTCCCAATCTGCAGTCGTGTTTACCAACTATAGCCTCTCGCCGGAAGCAAAGTATCCTGTTGCGATCGAAGAAGTTTATGCAGCATTGGAGTGGGTATCGAGGAATGGAAAACAGCACGGCATGAACCCTGAAAAACTTGCCGTAGCAGGGGATAGTGTTGGCGGAAACATGACAGCAGCTATTACTCTCATGGCAAAAGAACGAAAAGGTCCACAAATTAACAAGCAACTGCTATTCTATCCTGTAACGGACGCGTCATTTGATACTCCTTCTTATCATCAGTTTGCCAAGAATTACTTCCTTCGTCGTGACGCCATGCAATGGTTCTGGGATCAATATACAACCGATCCGAAACAAAGAGCGGAAATCACTGCTTCCCCTTTGCGTGCAACGACAGAACAGTTGAAAGGACTTCCGGAGGCATTAATTATCACAGCGGAAGCAGATGTATTGCGCGATGAAGGGGAGGCTTATGGAAATAAACTTCGTGAGGCTGGTGTACCTGTAACAACGGTACGTTTCCAAGGAATCATCCACGATTTCGTCATGCTTAATGATTTGGCAAATACGGAAGCAGCACGTGGAGCCATGACATTGGCTAACGCATGGCTTAAACAAGAGTAA